A single region of the Catenulispora sp. GP43 genome encodes:
- a CDS encoding cell wall-binding repeat-containing protein, with protein sequence MGRKREISVISSLVVAGAAFGGSVVSAPGASAASITVSASGSDVVAINPGQFSGSAPTDQVSAQLAQVLRNSSRYLATSWYTSTYNNSLASDGYLNLDIPGAVPEQTFRLPGMAALSIATSVKLGDWDAGASGISADEAENRAATMVRSLAHRYYANNSLAGVSTWGNSWQSPLWAFYTGQAAWLVWDKLSPSERDDVARMLADEANHLTSGNDVFLTSDNGSQQLYQYNKGGTDVTPGDTKAEEDNYAAQLLGLAVAMMPNHPNAAKWQRRNEDLLIADTATQADLSSSDVVNGRQLNQWLQGWNVQPDGTVQNHNILHPVYMTALDQSLQQVATFQLAGRCAPQAVKDNVGLVYNALTSVTTYKYAPDPNNLSQYVTPAFSNKDGHPIYESETNPQINYPQGNDWGLQFPDYYGSFDALVGTYGLAPTANTNAATHLQAEIGLQNRFNTGQTYVPWNPVTTPASQAENSYVGAEQRIGQISAQAYMAEFLNHRSQACFDNSGTPTPPNVPAPQPTAVSRLAGSDRYGTGVAVSQAQWSNAGGDNTPRAIADSVVLARGDNFPDALAGTPLAKRDRGPLLLTEPTSLNPLTANEIRRVLPRGKTVYILGGNQAVSPKVQQQLQGMGYNVVRFGGSDRFQTSLQIAQQGMGSPHQVVVATGLDFADALAAGPLAADEGNAILLSNGNTLDPGTKAYIAGAQRKNGAPDPAFHLNAVGGAAVTATKYLGGQSHALMGQDRYGTAAAVAARFAADMPVTQFGIATGMSFADALTGGAYMANANEPLLLTAPTVLAPADTGLLSGMRSQLSAVALFGGPVAIKQVVMDQIAHAVGGVEKR encoded by the coding sequence ATGGGCCGCAAGCGCGAAATATCGGTCATATCGAGTCTCGTGGTGGCGGGGGCGGCCTTCGGCGGTAGCGTCGTCTCGGCACCCGGCGCCTCAGCCGCGAGCATCACGGTCTCCGCCTCCGGGTCGGACGTGGTGGCGATCAACCCCGGGCAGTTCTCCGGAAGCGCGCCGACGGACCAGGTGAGCGCTCAGCTCGCGCAGGTCCTGCGCAACTCCTCGCGGTATCTGGCGACCAGCTGGTACACGAGCACGTACAACAACAGCCTTGCTTCCGACGGCTATCTGAACCTGGACATCCCCGGGGCCGTCCCCGAGCAGACCTTCCGCCTTCCGGGCATGGCGGCGCTGTCCATCGCGACGTCCGTCAAGCTGGGCGACTGGGACGCCGGCGCCTCCGGGATCAGCGCGGACGAGGCCGAGAACCGCGCGGCCACCATGGTGCGCTCGCTGGCCCACCGCTACTACGCGAACAACTCCCTGGCCGGGGTGTCGACGTGGGGCAACAGCTGGCAGTCGCCGCTGTGGGCGTTCTACACCGGCCAGGCGGCCTGGCTGGTCTGGGACAAGCTCTCGCCCTCCGAGCGCGACGACGTGGCGCGCATGCTGGCCGACGAGGCGAACCACCTGACCAGCGGCAACGACGTCTTCCTGACCTCGGACAACGGCAGTCAGCAGCTGTACCAGTACAACAAGGGCGGCACCGACGTCACCCCCGGCGACACCAAGGCCGAGGAGGACAACTACGCCGCGCAGCTGCTCGGGCTGGCCGTGGCGATGATGCCGAACCACCCGAACGCCGCGAAGTGGCAGCGCCGCAACGAGGACCTGCTGATCGCGGACACCGCCACGCAGGCCGACCTGTCCAGCTCGGACGTGGTCAACGGCCGTCAGCTGAACCAGTGGCTGCAGGGCTGGAACGTGCAGCCCGACGGAACCGTGCAGAACCACAACATCCTGCACCCGGTGTACATGACGGCGCTGGACCAGTCGCTGCAGCAGGTCGCCACCTTCCAGCTGGCCGGCCGGTGCGCGCCGCAGGCCGTGAAGGACAACGTCGGCCTGGTCTACAACGCGCTGACGAGTGTGACGACGTACAAGTACGCCCCGGACCCGAACAACCTCAGCCAGTACGTGACCCCGGCCTTCTCCAACAAGGACGGCCACCCGATCTACGAGTCGGAGACGAACCCGCAGATCAACTACCCGCAGGGCAACGACTGGGGCCTGCAGTTCCCGGACTACTACGGGTCCTTCGACGCCCTGGTCGGCACCTACGGCCTGGCGCCGACCGCGAACACGAACGCGGCCACCCACCTGCAGGCCGAGATCGGTCTGCAGAACCGGTTCAACACCGGCCAGACCTACGTTCCGTGGAACCCGGTCACCACGCCGGCCAGCCAGGCCGAGAACTCCTACGTGGGGGCCGAGCAGCGGATCGGCCAGATCTCCGCGCAGGCCTACATGGCGGAGTTCCTGAACCACCGCAGCCAGGCCTGCTTCGACAACTCCGGCACCCCGACCCCGCCGAACGTCCCGGCGCCGCAGCCGACCGCCGTCTCGCGGCTGGCCGGCAGCGACCGCTACGGGACCGGCGTCGCGGTGTCGCAGGCCCAGTGGTCCAACGCCGGCGGCGACAACACGCCCCGGGCGATCGCCGACTCCGTGGTGCTGGCGCGCGGCGACAACTTCCCGGACGCGCTGGCCGGCACGCCGCTGGCCAAGCGGGACCGCGGTCCGCTGCTGCTGACCGAGCCGACGTCGCTGAACCCGTTGACCGCCAACGAGATCCGGCGGGTCCTGCCCAGGGGCAAGACGGTCTACATCCTCGGCGGCAACCAGGCGGTCTCGCCGAAGGTGCAGCAGCAGCTGCAGGGCATGGGCTACAACGTCGTGCGCTTCGGCGGCTCGGACCGCTTCCAGACCTCGCTGCAGATCGCGCAGCAGGGCATGGGCTCCCCGCACCAGGTCGTGGTCGCCACCGGCCTGGACTTCGCCGACGCCCTGGCCGCCGGCCCGCTGGCCGCCGACGAGGGCAACGCGATTCTGCTGTCCAACGGCAACACGCTGGACCCGGGCACCAAGGCCTACATCGCCGGCGCCCAGCGCAAGAACGGGGCCCCGGACCCGGCCTTCCACCTCAACGCGGTGGGCGGTGCGGCGGTCACGGCGACCAAGTACCTGGGCGGCCAGTCGCACGCGCTGATGGGCCAGGACCGGTACGGGACCGCCGCGGCGGTGGCCGCGCGGTTCGCCGCCGACATGCCGGTGACCCAGTTCGGCATCGCGACCGGCATGTCCTTCGCGGACGCCCTCACCGGCGGCGCGTACATGGCCAACGCCAACGAGCCGCTGCTGCTGACGGCGCCGACGGTCCTGGCCCCGGCGGACACCGGCCTGCTGAGCGGGATGCGCAGCCAGCTGTCCGCGGTCGCGCTGTTCGGCGGTCCGGTGGCCATCAAGCAGGTGGTCATGGACCAGATCGCGCATGCGGTCGGCGGTGTCGAGAAGCGCTGA
- a CDS encoding inositol-3-phosphate synthase, protein MGSVRVAIIGVGNCAASLVQGVEYYKDADPNAKVPGLMHVQFGPYHVSDLEFVAAFDVDAKKVGLDLADAIGASENNTIKIADVPPTGVTVQRGHTNDGLGKYYRQTIVESDAEPVDMVAALKAAKADVLVCYLPVGSQSAVEYYAQVAIDAKVAFVNALPVFIAGTKEWADKFEAAGVPIVGDDIKSQVGATITHRVLAKLFEDRGVVLDRTMQLNVGGNMDFMNMLERERLESKKISKTQAVTSQLSHDLGAGNVHIGPSDYVAWLDDRKWAYVRLEGRAFGDVPLNLEYKLEVWDSPNSAGVIIDAVRCAKIAMDRGIGGPILSASSYFMKSPPVQYFDDEARDAVEKFIKGEVER, encoded by the coding sequence ATGGGTTCGGTTCGAGTAGCGATCATCGGCGTCGGTAACTGCGCCGCCTCGCTGGTGCAGGGCGTCGAGTACTACAAGGACGCCGACCCCAACGCCAAGGTCCCCGGCCTGATGCACGTCCAGTTCGGCCCCTACCACGTCAGCGACCTGGAGTTCGTGGCCGCGTTCGACGTCGACGCCAAGAAGGTGGGCCTGGACCTGGCCGACGCCATCGGCGCCAGCGAGAACAACACCATCAAGATCGCCGACGTCCCGCCGACCGGCGTGACCGTGCAGCGCGGCCACACCAACGACGGCCTGGGCAAGTACTACCGCCAGACCATCGTGGAGTCCGACGCCGAGCCGGTGGACATGGTCGCCGCGTTGAAGGCCGCCAAGGCCGACGTCCTGGTCTGCTACCTGCCGGTCGGCTCGCAGAGCGCCGTGGAGTACTACGCGCAGGTCGCGATCGACGCCAAGGTGGCGTTCGTGAACGCGCTGCCGGTCTTCATCGCCGGCACCAAGGAGTGGGCGGACAAGTTCGAGGCCGCCGGCGTGCCGATCGTCGGCGACGACATCAAGTCCCAGGTCGGCGCGACCATCACGCACCGCGTGCTGGCCAAGCTGTTCGAGGACCGCGGCGTCGTGCTGGACCGCACCATGCAGCTGAACGTCGGCGGCAACATGGACTTCATGAACATGCTCGAGCGCGAGCGCCTGGAGTCCAAGAAGATCTCCAAGACCCAGGCCGTGACCTCGCAGCTGTCCCACGACCTCGGCGCCGGCAACGTGCACATCGGCCCGTCGGACTACGTGGCCTGGCTGGACGACCGCAAGTGGGCGTACGTGCGCCTCGAGGGCCGCGCGTTCGGCGACGTCCCGCTGAACCTGGAGTACAAGCTCGAGGTCTGGGACTCCCCGAACTCCGCCGGCGTCATCATCGACGCGGTGCGCTGCGCGAAGATCGCCATGGACCGCGGCATCGGCGGCCCGATCCTGTCGGCCTCGTCCTACTTCATGAAGTCCCCGCCGGTGCAGTACTTCGACGACGAGGCGCGCGACGCGGTCGAGAAGTTCATCAAGGGCGAAGTCGAGCGCTGA
- a CDS encoding PadR family transcriptional regulator — protein MAKRSQILELAVLGLLHEHPMHGYELRRQLNVQLGAFRALSYGTLYPCLKDLVARGWIAEDDTATANVAASRRAKISYKLTAEGKERFQELMTTSGSAAWEDDNFGVHFAFFGRTNAGVRIRILEGRRSRLEERMEAVRGSLARSRDRLDSYTLELQRHGLESTEREVRWLNELIRTEHEQAFPAPPQQQPQQGSPEPRPS, from the coding sequence ATGGCGAAGCGGTCCCAGATCCTGGAACTGGCCGTCCTCGGGCTGCTCCACGAGCACCCGATGCATGGCTACGAGCTGCGCCGTCAGCTCAACGTGCAGCTCGGCGCCTTCCGCGCGCTGTCCTACGGGACGCTGTACCCCTGCCTGAAGGACCTGGTCGCCCGCGGCTGGATCGCCGAGGACGACACCGCGACCGCCAACGTCGCCGCCTCGCGCCGGGCCAAGATCAGCTACAAGCTGACCGCGGAGGGCAAGGAGCGGTTCCAGGAGCTCATGACGACCTCCGGATCGGCGGCGTGGGAGGACGACAACTTCGGCGTCCACTTCGCGTTCTTCGGGCGGACCAACGCCGGCGTCCGGATCCGCATCCTCGAGGGGCGGCGCAGCCGTCTGGAGGAGCGGATGGAAGCGGTGCGGGGCTCGCTCGCCCGCAGCCGCGACCGGCTGGACTCCTACACCCTGGAGCTCCAGCGGCACGGCCTGGAGAGCACCGAGCGCGAGGTCAGATGGCTCAACGAGCTCATCAGGACCGAGCACGAGCAGGCGTTTCCGGCGCCACCGCAACAGCAACCCCAGCAAGGCTCCCCGGAGCCCCGGCCCTCCTAG
- a CDS encoding transglycosylase domain-containing protein, translating to MSEHGSRRAGGGGGSRGRRSANGGGFSDKLDGLANQLSGMFGKRGGGRRGGDGYDDQYDEYGSYDTRGGYDDGYGEQPADVASGGGRRGSGRRTSTRSGGGRGDELPPKDWWMKFINYPRYGKRGWRHWMPSIKQVLSIFLGFLFTIIGVVAYAYANTQIPQAKNSIAAGNPTIYTYDDGKEQFANIGVNYYQVNDINQIPKVFQNAFVAAENYSFWTDPGVSFTGVARSALNDLFGSGQTQGGSTITQQYVKNAYLSQDQTLGRKINEVMISIKLNHSESKQQILLGYLNQISFGRGAYGIDAASRAYFGHPISQMTENNVGEAAFLAALVNDPSNFSTTLANAQARKDNPKTFDRFEKRYNAILANMSQYGFVPKTVTSPLENNLPTVKDFKPPNLTGYVGYMKDAATAYLAAQMAEYPNDPATQKFANIDNLSKGGYKIVTTYNHVMMNDAHDAADALWTGTSYNGDGKFNSKAHASDNDVHLAFAAVDPHSGELKSFYTGTDGVEDYAKNAFNYALQGGVQVGSTFKPITLATALQTGKFSLDSEEPGTNNKPLYWPANAKQPMTFYDTTLHKDVFWPPNEDEEAPPGSGSTTLRTGLAMSLNTVFANLELDPAIGPQAVLNMAQALGINPSTPDLKPVPALTLGVAEITPMRMANVYAAFANGGVSHEPVQVTAIVDQRTGQTVWTPPAMRANSGVNKQVMSANTAAGVTSALQGVFQKPDGTAAANHYAESLAQEANFNLAGKTGTTDNNHSAWFTGFSSSLATSVAIFRSTADGSLESIKGLGYDDQSTRINGMDWPTTVWSAFMKKELEKDKNSFAKPFPAYAPTCSGVSSLVSPGQSVEPGTLASGSNLPGTPTGSEANCQSVFVPTPSPTPTPTPTKATSTTSTPPLCQAPLQYDPSSGQCVNLPPTSTDTTSQQQPTGTGPSNTTSTGPTSSSPTTPSSKCSKNPQAPGCDTSTTSTSSSNPFGLPTG from the coding sequence ATGAGCGAGCACGGCAGTCGGCGCGCCGGAGGTGGCGGCGGGTCACGGGGGCGCCGGTCGGCCAACGGCGGCGGCTTCTCGGACAAGCTCGACGGGCTCGCCAACCAACTGTCCGGCATGTTCGGCAAGCGCGGCGGCGGCCGGCGCGGCGGCGACGGATACGACGACCAGTACGACGAGTACGGGTCCTACGACACCCGCGGCGGCTACGACGACGGCTACGGCGAGCAGCCGGCCGACGTCGCCTCCGGAGGCGGCCGGCGGGGCTCCGGACGCCGCACCTCGACCCGGTCCGGCGGCGGCCGCGGGGACGAGCTGCCGCCCAAAGACTGGTGGATGAAGTTCATCAACTACCCGCGTTACGGCAAGCGCGGGTGGCGGCACTGGATGCCCTCCATCAAGCAGGTGCTGTCGATCTTCCTGGGCTTCCTGTTCACGATCATAGGCGTGGTGGCCTACGCGTACGCCAACACGCAGATCCCGCAGGCCAAGAACAGCATCGCGGCCGGCAACCCGACGATCTACACCTACGACGACGGCAAAGAGCAGTTCGCCAACATCGGGGTGAACTACTACCAGGTCAACGACATAAACCAGATCCCGAAGGTGTTCCAGAACGCGTTCGTCGCGGCGGAGAACTACTCCTTCTGGACCGACCCCGGCGTGTCGTTCACCGGTGTGGCCCGCTCGGCGCTGAACGACCTGTTCGGCAGCGGCCAGACCCAGGGCGGATCGACCATCACGCAGCAGTACGTGAAGAACGCGTACCTGTCGCAGGACCAGACCCTGGGCCGCAAGATCAATGAAGTCATGATCTCCATAAAGCTCAACCACTCGGAGAGCAAGCAGCAGATCCTGCTCGGGTACCTGAACCAGATCTCCTTCGGGCGCGGCGCCTACGGCATCGACGCGGCCTCGCGCGCCTACTTCGGCCACCCGATAAGCCAGATGACCGAGAACAACGTCGGCGAGGCTGCGTTCCTGGCCGCGCTGGTCAACGACCCCTCCAACTTCTCCACCACGCTGGCCAACGCGCAGGCCCGCAAGGACAACCCCAAGACCTTCGACCGGTTCGAGAAGCGGTACAACGCGATCCTGGCGAACATGTCGCAGTACGGCTTCGTGCCGAAGACGGTCACCAGTCCGCTGGAGAACAACCTGCCGACTGTCAAGGACTTCAAGCCCCCGAACCTCACCGGATACGTCGGGTACATGAAGGACGCCGCGACGGCATACCTGGCCGCGCAGATGGCCGAGTACCCGAACGACCCGGCGACGCAGAAGTTCGCGAACATCGACAACCTGTCCAAGGGCGGGTACAAGATCGTCACCACGTACAACCACGTGATGATGAACGACGCGCACGACGCGGCGGACGCGTTGTGGACCGGGACCAGTTACAACGGCGACGGGAAGTTCAACTCCAAAGCCCACGCGTCCGACAACGACGTGCACCTGGCGTTCGCGGCGGTGGACCCGCACAGCGGCGAGCTGAAGTCCTTCTACACCGGCACCGACGGCGTGGAGGACTACGCCAAGAACGCGTTCAACTACGCGCTCCAGGGTGGTGTGCAGGTCGGTTCGACGTTCAAGCCGATCACGCTGGCGACCGCGCTGCAGACCGGAAAGTTCTCGCTGGACAGCGAGGAGCCGGGCACCAACAACAAGCCGCTGTACTGGCCGGCCAACGCCAAGCAGCCGATGACCTTCTACGACACCACCCTGCACAAGGACGTGTTCTGGCCGCCCAACGAGGACGAGGAAGCCCCTCCCGGCAGCGGTAGCACGACCCTGCGCACGGGCCTGGCGATGTCGCTGAACACGGTGTTCGCGAACCTCGAACTGGACCCGGCGATCGGCCCGCAGGCCGTGCTGAACATGGCCCAGGCCCTGGGCATCAACCCCAGCACCCCCGACCTCAAGCCGGTGCCCGCGCTGACCCTCGGCGTCGCCGAGATCACCCCGATGCGCATGGCCAACGTCTACGCCGCCTTCGCCAACGGCGGTGTCTCGCACGAGCCGGTCCAGGTCACCGCGATCGTCGACCAGCGCACCGGCCAGACCGTCTGGACGCCGCCGGCGATGCGCGCCAACAGCGGGGTCAACAAGCAGGTGATGAGCGCCAACACCGCCGCCGGCGTCACCAGCGCGCTGCAGGGCGTGTTCCAGAAGCCCGACGGCACCGCCGCGGCGAACCACTACGCCGAGTCCCTGGCCCAGGAAGCGAACTTCAACCTGGCCGGCAAGACCGGTACCACCGACAACAACCACTCGGCCTGGTTCACCGGGTTCTCCTCGTCGCTGGCGACCTCGGTGGCGATCTTCAGATCGACGGCGGACGGATCGCTGGAATCGATCAAGGGTCTGGGCTACGACGACCAGTCGACCCGCATCAACGGTATGGACTGGCCCACGACGGTCTGGTCGGCGTTCATGAAGAAGGAACTGGAGAAGGACAAGAACTCCTTCGCCAAGCCCTTCCCCGCGTACGCACCGACCTGTTCCGGTGTGAGCAGCCTGGTGAGCCCCGGCCAGTCGGTCGAGCCCGGCACCCTGGCCTCCGGCTCGAACCTGCCCGGCACCCCGACCGGTTCGGAGGCGAACTGCCAGTCGGTGTTCGTCCCGACGCCCAGCCCGACGCCGACCCCGACGCCGACGAAGGCCACGTCGACGACGTCGACGCCGCCGCTGTGCCAGGCGCCGCTGCAGTACGACCCGTCCTCGGGTCAGTGCGTGAATCTGCCCCCGACCTCGACGGACACCACCTCGCAGCAGCAGCCGACCGGGACCGGCCCCTCGAACACCACCTCGACGGGCCCGACCAGCAGCTCGCCGACCACGCCGTCGAGCAAGTGCAGCAAGAACCCGCAGGCACCTGGCTGTGACACGTCGACCACGTCCACTTCCTCGTCCAACCCCTTCGGTCTCCCGACGGGCTGA
- a CDS encoding glycosyltransferase family 87 protein, protein MSSDVSDQATGPSGDPTGRGAAAAPTLVAPSLDDPVVNAASDAVGGPLGVRAWRPRLGSATAIRTVARVLVLLTLLTLGIGVAQRSPCYATAWNGTGKQQYNHLCYTDVPYMYYGRGFDKNLTPYRQTDPAAGNYGLEYPVVAGATMETAALLAQKIGADTPDQVRWFYNVTTWFLIVFALVCVLAVIGLAGRRPWDAAMFALAPGLLLTGTINWDLIAVALASVGMLAWARNKPVVAGIALGLGSATKLYPVFLLIPLLVLCWRAGRMRQWTQATGTAAVTWLAVNAPVMIFAFKGWKYFFTFNDNRPIDLGSPWFAIRHWWGWEPPNKNVVIIALVLAGWLGVALLGLMARRRPRFAQLAFLTVAVFVLLNKVYSPQYVLWLIPLAALARPRWRDFLIWQCCEVAYYVAVWYYLVWQAGPSNGNTRGLPDNFYVWAIMIHLAGIVYMMVQIIRDILDPRRDPVRADGVDDDPAGGALADSPDVWAWSQPRSHRAGHGAGGGAEPELAAV, encoded by the coding sequence GTGAGTTCGGACGTGAGCGACCAGGCGACCGGCCCGTCGGGGGACCCGACGGGCCGGGGCGCGGCGGCGGCACCGACCCTCGTCGCCCCCTCCCTCGACGACCCGGTGGTGAACGCAGCCTCGGACGCCGTGGGCGGCCCGCTGGGCGTGCGCGCCTGGCGGCCGAGGCTGGGGTCCGCCACCGCGATCCGGACGGTCGCGCGGGTGCTGGTGCTGCTCACGCTGCTCACGCTCGGCATCGGCGTGGCGCAGCGCTCCCCGTGCTACGCCACGGCGTGGAACGGCACGGGCAAGCAGCAGTACAACCACCTGTGCTACACCGACGTGCCGTACATGTACTACGGCCGCGGGTTCGACAAGAACCTCACGCCCTACCGGCAGACCGACCCGGCCGCGGGCAACTACGGCCTGGAGTACCCGGTGGTGGCCGGCGCGACGATGGAGACCGCGGCGCTGCTGGCGCAGAAGATCGGCGCCGACACCCCGGACCAGGTCCGGTGGTTCTACAACGTCACGACGTGGTTCCTGATCGTGTTCGCGCTGGTCTGCGTCCTGGCGGTGATCGGCCTGGCCGGACGAAGGCCCTGGGACGCGGCGATGTTCGCGCTGGCCCCGGGGCTGCTGCTGACCGGGACCATAAACTGGGACCTCATCGCGGTCGCCCTGGCCTCGGTCGGCATGCTGGCCTGGGCCCGGAACAAACCGGTGGTGGCCGGCATCGCCCTGGGACTGGGCTCGGCGACGAAGCTGTACCCGGTGTTCCTGCTGATCCCGCTGCTGGTGCTGTGCTGGCGGGCCGGGCGGATGCGGCAGTGGACGCAGGCGACCGGCACCGCGGCGGTGACCTGGCTGGCGGTGAACGCCCCGGTGATGATCTTCGCCTTCAAGGGCTGGAAGTACTTCTTCACGTTCAACGACAACCGCCCGATCGACCTGGGCTCGCCGTGGTTCGCGATCCGCCACTGGTGGGGCTGGGAGCCGCCGAACAAGAACGTGGTGATCATCGCCCTGGTGCTGGCCGGCTGGCTCGGCGTGGCGCTGCTGGGCCTGATGGCCCGCCGCCGGCCGCGCTTCGCGCAGCTGGCGTTCCTCACGGTCGCGGTGTTCGTTCTGCTGAACAAGGTGTACTCGCCGCAGTACGTGCTCTGGCTGATCCCGCTGGCGGCCCTGGCCCGGCCGCGCTGGCGCGACTTCCTGATCTGGCAGTGCTGCGAGGTCGCCTACTACGTGGCGGTCTGGTACTACCTGGTCTGGCAGGCCGGCCCCAGCAACGGCAACACCCGGGGCCTGCCGGACAACTTCTACGTCTGGGCCATCATGATCCACCTCGCGGGCATCGTGTACATGATGGTGCAGATCATCCGCGACATCCTCGACCCGCGCCGCGACCCGGTACGCGCCGACGGCGTCGACGACGACCCGGCCGGCGGCGCGCTGGCGGACAGCCCGGACGTGTGGGCGTGGTCGCAGCCGCGCTCGCACCGCGCCGGGCACGGGGCCGGCGGCGGCGCCGAACCCGAACTCGCCGCGGTCTGA
- a CDS encoding mannosyltransferase family protein produces the protein MAVLTWMSAWLFATGPTTQGSLLARWDRWDEGIFTSIARHWYFTPGTDPRHVAFFPGFPIAMWLAHLVLWNWVAAGLAVSAAAGAVATAALGRLAAAEVEGARARGGLNDAEAAGAEESSVSAAAHQATTNAALFFALAPAAVFLAAGYSESLFAAFAFCAWAAARRDRWGLSVLLAAGASAVRVNGLFLAAAIALEFLLAGRGRRRWGQAPLLVVPVLPVAAYVVYLWRDTGDWFAWQHAQAAGWFRTFQSPKAAWDQTWRAAFGATQAGHTAWVFQLELVAVVVGLGLTALLLLKRRWPEALYVSLSLLALGTTTWFMSVPRAMLLWWPLWTMLGAWAARRPRVRTLYVCCVAPIMAGVALLFLSGQWAG, from the coding sequence ATGGCCGTGCTGACGTGGATGAGCGCGTGGCTGTTCGCGACGGGGCCGACGACGCAGGGCTCGCTGCTCGCGCGCTGGGACCGCTGGGACGAGGGGATCTTCACCAGCATCGCCCGGCACTGGTATTTCACGCCGGGCACAGACCCCCGGCATGTGGCGTTCTTCCCCGGGTTCCCGATCGCGATGTGGCTGGCGCACCTGGTGCTGTGGAACTGGGTCGCGGCGGGGCTGGCGGTGTCGGCGGCGGCCGGGGCGGTCGCGACGGCGGCGTTGGGGCGGTTGGCGGCGGCGGAGGTCGAGGGGGCTCGGGCGCGCGGGGGTCTCAACGACGCTGAGGCTGCCGGAGCCGAGGAGAGTTCGGTTTCCGCTGCCGCCCACCAAGCCACCACCAACGCCGCACTCTTCTTCGCCCTGGCACCGGCGGCGGTGTTCCTCGCGGCGGGCTACAGCGAGAGCCTGTTCGCGGCGTTCGCCTTCTGCGCGTGGGCGGCGGCGCGGCGGGATCGGTGGGGACTCTCCGTGCTCTTGGCGGCGGGGGCCAGCGCGGTGCGGGTGAACGGTCTGTTCCTCGCGGCGGCCATCGCCTTGGAATTCCTGCTCGCCGGGCGCGGGCGGCGGCGGTGGGGGCAGGCGCCGTTGCTCGTCGTGCCGGTGCTGCCGGTGGCCGCCTACGTCGTGTACCTGTGGCGCGACACCGGGGACTGGTTCGCGTGGCAGCACGCGCAGGCCGCCGGGTGGTTCCGGACGTTCCAGAGCCCGAAGGCGGCGTGGGACCAGACCTGGCGCGCGGCCTTCGGGGCCACCCAGGCGGGCCACACGGCGTGGGTGTTCCAGCTGGAGCTGGTCGCGGTCGTCGTGGGGCTCGGGCTGACCGCGCTCCTGCTGCTGAAGCGCCGCTGGCCCGAGGCCCTCTACGTCAGCCTCTCGCTGCTCGCCCTGGGCACCACCACATGGTTCATGTCCGTGCCGCGCGCCATGCTCCTGTGGTGGCCGCTGTGGACGATGCTCGGCGCGTGGGCGGCCCGGCGTCCGAGGGTGCGGACGCTTTACGTGTGCTGCGTCGCCCCGATCATGGCGGGTGTGGCCCTGCTGTTCCTGTCGGGTCAGTGGGCGGGCTGA